Proteins encoded in a region of the Isoalcanivorax pacificus W11-5 genome:
- a CDS encoding TerC family protein, with protein sequence MQSIGTWWMWAGFAVIVLAMLAVDLMLGGGKRHRVSFREAALWSLVWVSVSLAFAGGLWLYLDAESGRAVANDTTLLFLTGYLLEKSLAVDNVFVWMLIFGYFAVPAELQRRVLLYGILGAIVLRTGMVFGGSWLVSQFHWVLYLFGAFLVFTGLRMLAPEKEVDLATHPLIRWIRRHYPITDTLEGERFFVMRDGVRYATPLLLALILVEISDVVFAVDSIPAIFAITTDPFIVLTSNLFAILGLRAMYFMLSGMAERFSLLKYGLAAILVFIGAKMLLMPWFHMPVLASLGVIALILTVTLLLSLRRPSLPY encoded by the coding sequence CTGGCCGTAGACCTGATGCTCGGCGGCGGCAAGCGCCACCGGGTCAGTTTCCGTGAAGCGGCACTCTGGTCGCTGGTGTGGGTGAGCGTGTCGCTGGCGTTTGCCGGGGGGCTCTGGCTGTATCTGGATGCGGAAAGCGGCCGCGCCGTGGCCAACGACACCACGCTGTTGTTTCTCACCGGCTACCTGCTGGAAAAATCCCTCGCCGTCGACAATGTGTTCGTCTGGATGCTGATCTTCGGCTACTTCGCGGTGCCCGCCGAGCTGCAACGGCGCGTATTGCTCTACGGCATCCTCGGCGCGATCGTCCTGCGCACCGGCATGGTGTTTGGCGGCAGCTGGCTGGTCAGCCAGTTCCACTGGGTGCTGTATCTGTTTGGTGCGTTCCTGGTGTTTACCGGCCTGCGCATGCTGGCGCCGGAAAAAGAAGTCGATCTGGCCACGCACCCGCTGATCCGCTGGATACGCCGGCATTATCCGATCACCGACACACTGGAAGGCGAGCGCTTTTTCGTGATGCGTGACGGTGTGCGCTACGCCACGCCGCTGCTGCTGGCGCTGATCCTGGTGGAGATTTCCGATGTCGTGTTTGCGGTGGACAGCATCCCGGCCATCTTCGCCATCACCACCGATCCCTTTATCGTGCTGACCTCGAACCTGTTCGCCATTCTCGGCCTGCGCGCCATGTATTTCATGCTGTCGGGCATGGCCGAGCGCTTCTCGCTGCTGAAATACGGCCTGGCCGCGATTCTGGTGTTTATCGGCGCCAAAATGCTGCTGATGCCCTGGTTCCACATGCCGGTGCTGGCGTCGCTCGGTGTGATCGCGCTGATCCTCACGGTCACCTTGCTGCTGAGCCTGCGCCGCCCTTCATTGCCTTACTGA